In the genome of Anabrus simplex isolate iqAnaSimp1 chromosome 2, ASM4041472v1, whole genome shotgun sequence, the window TGCAACATATACAGGGCTCAGGACAGCTAGCATGGTGGAGTGTCAGTTGGAGGAATACATGTTTTGCTGATGATACTATCCTATTGGCAAACAGTGAAGATGAACATGCTAAATTGTTGCAGCAGGTAGAAAATGAAAGTCTTCAGCTTGGATTGAAAGTGAATTGCAGCAAAACCAAGATGATGGTTGCTGATAGAGGAAAGAAGCCCCAATTTAGTGGTCGTCTAGGAGGCCCATATGTTGTTAGTGAATTTACCTTGGCTCCTTGCTGAGCAAACTGGCAGTTGTGAGAATGAGATCAGAAGAAGAAATGTTCTTGGAAAAGTTGCTACGGGTAAGCTTTGAATGATCTGCTGTGACTAAGCAATCAATAAAAAAACTAAAGAAATATCTGGTTTTTGTCTTAGTATTTTCAGTCTTCTTCTATGGCTGTGAAACATGGTCAGTGAATGCCAAGGACAAAAAGCGCATCAACGCATTTGAAATGCGTTGCTGGTGGAGGATGCTACGAATACCTAGGATAGAGAGAACGTGTAACTCTTCCATAATCAAAGAGCTTGGTAACCCAAACTGACTTTCCACTCTTGTTAGATGGAGAAACCTGCAGTTCTTTGGGCATGCATCAAAAGAGAGAAAATAGCCTTGAAAAGCTAGTTGTTCAAGGAAAAGTAAACGGTATCATGCCGCATGGAAGAGGTCCCAGAaaatggatggaccagatcaaagACCCAGCTCACGCACCTCTTCGAGTGAGAATCTGGAAAGCAGAAGACTGTAGACAATAGCGACTGCTGGTGGACACCATTGAATAGTGAAGTAAGCATGAGATCACGATACTCAGACATGAGTTATGTGACCGAGAAGAAGAAGACACTTATTTAATACCATCTTAGAATTTATCTTAGTATTTATAGCATACTGAGCGGAGTGGTTGCATgtgttaacatgctacggctatgtagtcaagctctacatttgggagatgcatgggttcaaattccactgtcgcctgtccttacccaacttcattcaccatcattcatttcatattcattagctcctcaactaaggttggcacAGGAAGGACATCCAtccattaaaataaatgaaaaaacatataaattcatctcatctcatccctgaccccgtatcaagaaGCATATTGCCAGTTATTCGGACTAGGGTCTGGACCCGAGGTGGCCGAACTAGAGGGAGTGTACTGTATACTGAAAGCAATTCAGTATAATTTTTAATGGGAAAATGaaccattaaaattaaaatataaattatgataATGTTTTCTTAACTATGTACTAGGCAAGTTCAGGAGATGGTATGGTAACTTTCCAAATATCCATATTTACATTTTATCCATGACAGCCGAGATGATAATTGACTAGATTGTACTGTACATCAAAGCTAAGGAAATTGACAAGAAATATAAAATCATTTTGAATGTCATAGAATAGTCCCAGAGAATAATTAATACTAGAGCCTAAATTGTCTCCGTATCAAGTACCATTTCGGCTTGAGTGAGCAGTTACTTAATACAGTTTTTCTGTAATTTTAACACTTTTTAATTAATACCACTTCTCATTAGATGATGTTCCAGTTTTCATTACATTTTCTTGCAGAGGTGATGATGACCAATGCGCCTGTTGTGATCGGTTTGAGATATGAACAACAACAGGTGTGGCAGGAGCTTCGCCTTTATGATTTCTTTTTGTAGGTTTTCTATTACAATTCTGCGGCAAAGAGTCATTTGTTCCAGGAGATGTTGGAGGTAATGGCATATTGACAGACTGCAAACTAGCAGCTCTATGAAGAGATAACCGTAGTGGCTTCTTGGGTGGAGTTGGTCTCTGCATCTTTGTTTCCCCAAGATGATGCTTTTTGGGATGACTTATAATATGTGAAGATGATTCTGAGCTGTAGTCTAAGGATTTGGTGCTGCGAACATCATGAGGCCTAACAGCGTGATGTCTACCTTCATGCCGATGCTGGTGACCGCTGGTTGGTTCCGAATCAAAATCTAATGATTTTACACTTCGTGCATCATGGGATTTGTGAAACCGCTGAATGCCTGATGAAGATTCTGATGCATAATCAAGAATGGACTTCAGACTTTTTGCTTCAGTAAGCTGATATCTACCCTCAGATCTTCTATGATGATGAATTTCAGCTGGCTTTCTCTGCTGTGATTTCTTATGATCTGTACTTGTGGAATGATCTGAGCCATAGTCCGACACTGAGTGACTATTTTTTATCCTGCATGAATCAGAAATCTGTTGCTGAGAAGAATATTTGTATTGAGGAGATGGTTCCATGCTGCATATGTCAAGTGAATTAATATTCCTTCCAGTGGAAGTAAGCTGAGAGTACCGCTTTTCATGCTTGAACGGACTTTGGAGATGCTGGATGCCTCCAGAAGAGCAGTCTGAGCCAAAATCTAAAGACCTAGTACTTCTAGTATCATGGTTCTTCATTGGACTGTTGTTAACACTTGTTGAGTTGGCTGGTTTGGGTCTCAGAGTTGGTAGGTTTTGACGACATTCTGCTGGACTTTTATTTCCTACATCAAGACCTGGGAGATTGGCAATCAAAGCTGTCACCTGAAACAACAAAATTTACAGTATTTTATATTACATTGAAAGATATTTTAAACCTGAAGTTATGAAATTTTTAATATGTAAATCAAGAAAAACATCTAGATCTTTAGAAATAGTTACTCGTTTGTAGATTTTAGaaatatcataataatgttattttttacatcccactaactatttttttaatttttttttttacgattttcggagatgccgaggtgcctgaatttagtcccgcagagttcttttacatgccagtaaatttaccaacacgaggttgacgtatttgaacacgttcaaaCACCACCgcacagagccaggatcgaacctgtcaagttggggtcagaaggccagcgccgcaaccacctgagccactcagcccagcaggaaaAAATATCTTAGCAAGATCAACATTAATGGCAGCCCTCAACCTGAAAGTTATTTGGATCCTCAACAGACCCATCATCAGCTGTTAAAGttagcttaggtgtcactgaagaggtagtTTCCAATTCCTTTCCTCACTGACCCAGACGTTGCTTGTAAGTATCAGCTTGCCGAGTCTACAGAAATATGtacatcaactgaccctatgagctaaAATTCTgcactggctgaataaggaatagCTTTGCTAGTATTGCTTGTACCTCAGTAACCTCCATATTGTCAAAGCTGAGgatgagaaagagaaagaaaagtgAAAGTAACCAATTTaatctagcccatatcagaagacactGCACTCTGCATACCATATCTCACTGGAGATGTATCTAGGCAGTCGTGAGGAAGAAAATGTAGAAAACATTGTCGTAGATGAACGAAACACAAGTCTGTGTTACAAAAACACATTTGAGATGGAGTATACAGAGTATAAAGTGTATGATAATATTATAGAATATTCAAAAGAATGATATTTACACTGATCCTTTGACTTTAAATACAGGAACTCTTCACAAGGGATGGGATAAGCCATTAACACTGTACCACATCTTCAtaattgggaagtaattgagtaaaagtaatgaaattacTTGTTACAAATACTTTTAAAGTAGGTTTTACTTACAATCACTACTTTTTCCCAAATGCAATGTTTATTCATAATTTACTTCTTTAAATacaattgtaattgttacattctgaTAATTGATATACTCGTATCAAGAGTTTGGCGAAGTTAAAGCCCCAGGTTTTGCAAGGGGTGACACCAAGGGTATAAACTAAAGTCAAGAATATGTAGGAACATTGTGATACCATATTCAGTATGATAATTAGGTATCCATCCTCAAGTCACCAAAAAATATCGATACTCTAATAATATCAGGCACAGATATCGATACTTATAGTATCGTTTGATATTAGCAGTACTGTGCAGGCAGTTTCAAAACTAGAGACAACAAAAGAGCAGTAATGAATTAATGATCAATAAAACTTTCAAAACtatatactgggtggttcaccagccaCTTGCGAATTAGTTTATGCATCCCATCACGTTTAtcacaattctgaaatacattggaccctctccctaaaccatggtaatataacgagatgtgtggttatgggCTAAAAATGAGCAGGAATAATGagtaccactattaattcattgcgagTACCCCGAATGAACCGGTAAAAAGAGCACATACAAAGAGTATGTACCTTGCAACACACAGaacaggaacaggtattgtatatgCTGGAAACTGGACATCGCATATTAAGCCTTGCTATGGCTCACTTGGCAGTTGTGATAGTGGACAATGCACAAAAGTTAAAATCCCTTGCAAttatcttttaattttttatttttatttttgccatCAATTGCTTGggatgtgattgattgattgattgattgattgattgattgattgattgattgattgattgatcgatcgattgattgggcaaaagcagtaattgcgcctatctataagcaagggtgcaggaaggattgcaacaaccaacGAGGTATATCAtcaatcagtataccaggcaaagtgttcactggcatcttggaagggaggggctgtcaggatcagattttcaatatgcaccAGGTAATTCAAAATGCgatgagagaaatagacagttatgttttgtaAATCTAGAGAAAGAGTATGACAAAGTactaagggaaaagatgttcaccgtaTTGGGGGACTATGGCAATTGAGGGTAGATTACCGTATTAAAaccaatcagaggcatttatgttgacaattgggctacaataagaattgatgctagaatgagttcttggttcaaggtacttacaggggtgagaaaaggctgtaatcgttcacctttgttgttcatagtttacatggatcatctgctgaaaggcagtaaagtggcagggagggattcagtgaggtggaaatatagtaagcagtctggcctatgctcatgacttggtcttaatggcagaacgtaccaaaagcctgcagtctaatatcttggaacttgaaaatagtgtaggtgcaatgaatatggtatgaaaattagcctttccaaggctaaattgatgtcagtaggtaagaaatccaagctggaataggtagataactacaagtatttaggatgtgtgttctctcaggatggtagtatagtaggcgagattgaatcaaggtgcagtaaaacaaATGCAGTgcgctcacagttgcaatcaacagtagtctgtaagaaggaagtcagttcccgggcgaaactatctctacatcggtctgttttcagactaactttgctgtatgggagtgaaagctgggcggactcaagatatcttattcataagttagaagtaacaggcatgaaagtagcgagaatgattgctggtaaaaacaggtgggaacaatggcaggtgagctgcatgtaccattttaatcgcataccagccctcatgccattcttaaattcctgcagtaccgggaatcgaacccgggcctccaaggatggcagctaataatgctaacccttacgctacggaggtggatgtttagcaaattaaagcccggctgtgtggctaaatggatagaatgcttccctttggtctgatggccccggttcaattcttggGATCAACCTCCTCGTACAAGCTTCCTTATTCCAGCAACATGTTGTGATTCACAGGTGATGGAATTTGTGTTAATggtaattattttattaatgtgaaaataaaatattctaattTTTGAGATCAAGGTATTGTAGGAATTGATATCATATATTCAAGTGTATTTGGTACcataattaattacatataattttaGAATCACTATTTCTCTACagccatatttattttaaaacaatattttcatatgATGAGAACAGTTCAGTTACAATTCACAGAGAAGAagtggtgtgcagctgtgagcttgcctttgggagatagtaggtttgaaccccactgtcggcagccctgaagatggttttccatggtttccccatttttacaccaagcaaatgcttgggctgtaccttaattaaggccatggctgcttcctttcaactcctagccctttcctatcccatcatttatacctatctgtgtcggtgcgatgtaaagccagttatTAAAAAAAAACAGAGAAGAAGAATTCTTTACTATTGCAAATGAAGAAGATGCAATGCTGCAGGTAGGCTGTTGGAGATCTTAGATTTGCAGTATGACATATTAGACATAATTCTAACAGAAATAACATTCAATTGTTGATATAATTAGATTAACTGAAAAGTTAATATTACCTGTGGCCCTTTCTGAAACACTTGTAGTTCAGTCTTGCCAGTTGATGAATTCTGCTCTACAGATGCTGTAGATGAAGTTTGAGTGGGAGGTGGAGTAAGTCTGCTCAATAGTTCAGCTACCTGAAACATTATACTGATTGTCAAATAAAGGCAGAATAATGGAAATAAATAAAACTGGATAAAAAAATACTGAAGAGGGAAGTATTTGTGTTTGATTGCTCCAAATTAGATGAAAATTGGTAGGGTAGCTGAAATTTCATCGCTGAAGACAGTTGTAGGATTCTTTTCTGTGTAAAATAACACGTTTGATCAAACAGGTAATTACAAGTAGCTGTGGTTAGTAACATTATGCTATAATGTTTGGTCGCAATATTGAAAATGACTGGAAGCACCCTATAGAATTAATAATATTATCAATTGCAAGTGTAATACGTAAAAGGCAATTGCTTGCATAGTGAGCACTTAAGTGTTGATATGGACAAGACATGTTTCCATTTATCTTCAGTCAACATCAAAATAAAGATGCGGCTTTCAGTGAATTGTTCAACACATAATGCAGTACAAAAATGAACACATTTGACAATAGCCACATCACTGTACATATCACCTTAATTGTTGTGACCAAACGTCATAGAATTATGTTACTAACTGCAACTACTTGAAGTTACTTGTTTGATCAAATGTGTAATTTTACACAGAAAATAACCCTACAGCCGTATTCAGCAACTATATACTTCCCTCGTGAGAAGAAGAACTACTTATTGAGGCAAGGGTGTGCAAGACATTTACAGTAAATGGGAGATTAACCTCTTAACTTAAACCTTGAGAGATATCCTGGGAAAGTAAAACCCAGAGAATATTCAGGCAACCTAACAGCACACAATAAGTAAACCTAAATCAGTAAACATAAATGTTTTGAACATCTAGTTACATAAGTAGCTAGAGGATTGTATATAAAAATACTGACAATTCTGACACAAATTCCTGTCATAGTGCAAAAGGGAAGGAAACGGGAAGGGAATCGAGATATATTTGTGAAGGCTGTGATGCAGCTCTGTGTATTGTTCCTTGCTTCAATCCATATCATACGGCAACAAACATCTGAAAGTAATTTACATAGAATTATTCAGATGAATTCTGCACACCCACGAATATTTGCCAATTGCAGCTGCACACCCACTATAGAACCAAGATAGAGAAGTTGCCAAAATAACCACAACTAAATGTACAACATAGTCAGCTTTTCATTCGGTTTATAACACTATGATATCGTAAGTATCTTATTACACTTTGGCTAGTTTAGTGTTTGTCAAATTTTACTTTCTTTAGCTTATCCcacttatttctggggtcgctggagccatgaaagctcattttggttttggccgaggGTGACAACATATGATTTTTGTgatgaaaatttcaacccaggATCAACTGGGATTCGAAGCTCAGCCTTCCAGATGGAAAGCCAGTAGTTAAGCCACTGAGATAATCACGCCCCCAGTTTAGTGTTTTTCAGCATGGAAAGTTTAACCTTTAAGTACATTATACACTTTTACTATCACACGAGCAAAACTGCTGTACAAACTCAGACAAAAATTTGTGCTGTTTATAGTGAAAACGTTGTACTGATCAGACATGAGTGGTTTTCAAGATTCTTGTCaggatattttatttaaaaattaaatcttgCACTAGCAGACCTATGAGTACTAAAGCACAAAGTCTGAAGGAGTTATCTGAAAACAACCCAAGGATAACAATGAAGGAATGAGCACAAGAACTTAATATATCACCCCGTAATGTGAGGAACCACCTGAGTAGGTTTGGTTGTGCTCTTCACTGTGATAATTGAGTACCACATGAACTGAGTGAACAGAATTTGGTTCAGAGTGTGTCTATCTGTGATTCTTTGTTGAGACTTTCTTGGGCTTCTTTTTCTTGACAGGAATGATGGGGAGCATTATCAGTGGTTACTAGACATTTAGGGGACAAACCAGGCAGAAGTTTTTTGTGAAGCCATTTCTCAAAATTCTGAGAATTCTTCTTGTGGTAATCTCTGCGTTTACTCTTTGTGGTAATCTCTGTGTTTACTCTTTGCtttaaaagtcagtcagtttgctTCAATAAAACTCTCTATCACCACCTGAATGGGTGATAACTAGTCTCTGTTCCAAACTAGACTCCGTCCCAAGCTATCTTAAGGGATGACTCCAGTTTCATCCTCATATTACGAATACTTCCTAACCATGCAATAAGGTTGAATCCACATTTCATCaacataccgggcaagttggccatgcggttaggagcgcgcggctgtgagcttgcatccgggagataatgggttcgaatccgacatgggcagccctgaagatggttttccgtggtttcccattttcacaccaggaaaatgctggggctgtaccttaattaaggccacagatgtttccttccaacttctaagcctttcctatcccagtgtcgccataagacctatctgtgtcggtgcgacgtaaagccactagcaaaaaaaaagatattttacAATATCTCGGAGGTAGCGAGTTCTCCAAGCAACTCCACTATTCTTTTCCTTTGACATGGCACTAAAATTGTTGCGTTTTTTGAAACTAGTCGCTACTTCTTGATACGTCTTCTTCAATATCTCCCTGCCCTCTTTGAAATCAATTGATTCCTTAAGAACCCTCAGTAGTTTCCTCATCATAGGAATTTCTTCTTTATCACTTGAAATCGATGGACCTTCCCTCTAATTATACATCCATTCATGTTGTCCAAAATTATGTGCTCTAGGCCTGTTCTTGCTGGGTGTGATCAGCTTCTCATTTCGCATGTAGTCCCACTCTTTTTAATTTGTAGTTGATACAGATACATCTAAATTAGGAAATGTTATATTTTTGGGTACATAAATGTGTAAAAGTTTATCCAGATATTAATATTCattcaaaattgaaagaaaaataggAAATACCAGTCATTTCAGCTGCTTTCTTTGTTACTTGGGAATGTGGAATAACATAATATTTTGCTGTCTCTGCCATACGgtgaaataacattttaaatacaCTCCTCTCTCCTCTGTACCAGATGTTCTTAGCCATGTATGTGCAAACCCTGAACCACGTGATAAGCAACATGCAAAGCCGGCAAATACCATTTAGTTTAgaataataaataacaaaaattgaccttaattataatttttaattattttttttaacttttgcAAGTATTTCAATAAAATCTCGATTTATTTCAGTTAAAACTATCTTCAGCTATGCCAACAGATGTTGGTCAGTCAAATGGGGTCTGTACTTAGACTTGGCATAGCTCATTTATGAAAACAGTCGTTCACACAAACAGAAGCAAACATAGCCAAAACACATTAGCAATTTTGAACAAAAAAGGCTAAAGACATTGTCTCCTGGGAACACAGAAAAATTTATCTTTCCATTCATCATGAAGTTCACATTTAGATGTTGATTTTGTTGACTTTGAATATGCCATAATAACTTTCAAGTTGGAACTGTGCCACTGCCCACCACCAACTGTTATTCAGTTTTACGACACGAAAGTGTGATGGATGAATAAACACTGATCTCCCACAGTGCCATCTCTTACAGACTGAGTGAGGGTCAAAAGCTACTTGTGGTTTGTGAGCCAGAAAATGCCCATATATGTGCTTATCTCTGGACCCCTGCAGACCAGTGAACGTTGAGTGAGAGCTGAAAATGTCCGCATGATGCCAGGGGGACTGATGAACAAAACTGTGCTTATGGGAGTGGGAGAGGGGAAGAGAACGGGTATTTCTACTCCTTTCTAGTTCTCAGGACTTGTTGGAACACAGTGACTTTAGCCTATAGATTTCCCTTTTAAGTTTCTCTAACCTACCCCAATGATTTGACTTCTAATGGTCCATACTGCAACtcacagaatgtcaatatccaCTTTTCTGAAGATTGCTTCCACTCTGGTAGTACTCACTCAGAGATCCAAATGAGGAACTATGTTATCTCAGGAATACTTTGCCTGGGAGCAAATGATCCTCAGTACATCAtatactacactcatgttcataaaaaccagaacaccttgaaagacttgaGATAGGATGTTCACATTCACATGACTtgtgcattagtatattctgaagaaatgattagcatttgaaccatgtcggccctcaggttcaaggtccacatcgatatctcggcataTCAATACAGACTGGTataatgtgcctgcggctctcattgttgctataaaccgaaggtaatggatcagtgtgacttgagcagacatgaaGGATGGCTCGcagactgcattcgcacaagacatacagcaccaaatccaaggccttatggtgtgaggtggtattgggtacaaccataaatcacCGTACCATCAAATGAATTTGAAAGAGGATGCATTATGTGCATGAGATAACGTGATGCATccgtccgggaaattgctgctcatgtgggacaaagtgtgttggcagtgcaacaggtgtgtacagaatggttcacagaaggctgtagaacacgacaAGACCCCCCCCaccgagaagatcaacacctcatccgaatggcattgcaggacagataagcatcctcctcggctctggcgacacagtggaacagtgtaacacatcgtaaactatcaggagtgacaatccgtcacTTTTTagtacggtctgggttaccagcgcgtcgtccacttctccacctatctttgactaatgtgtataaatatgctagactgcaatggtgtatggaatgacgtcactggggacaggaatggcagcagatagctttttcggatgaatccaggttctgtttatttgaaaatgatggccgcattttggtacgccgcagacagggggagaggcatcacattgactgcattcgcacaagacatacagcaccaactcaagaccttatggtgtggggtgctattgggtacaatcacaaatcacagtttgcgcgtgtccagggcactgtgaccagtttgacccacatgaatgacatcctgctacctgtagccataccttttctgcactacaccccagacgccatatttcagcgggacaatgcgcgaccacatgttgctgaccggacacgtgctttcttgttgtcacaggatgtcagactgttgccctggccttcccgatcaccagacttgtcaccaatcgaaaatgtgtgggatatggcgaaacgatggatgcggcgctgtgacccaataccaaccaccaaagaaaaactgtggaaccaggtgaattcaGCATGAATGgttataccccaggacaccattcgtgccgtatacacgtcgatgccatcaTGTATGTCAcaggttatcagtgcccatggaggacctagtgcctactaggcaacaggacacatgccgaacctaggtgactgaaatgctaatcgtttctgcagaacatactaatgaatatgtcctgtgaatatgaacttcttatctctggtctttcaaggtgttctgttttttatggacatgagtgtacaTAGAGAGAACTGCATGTTATTGGTAAACACAACtgtagttccctgttgctttcagcTGTGCAGCAGTGTTAACATAGAAGAGCCATGTTGGATAAAATTACAAGACTGCTTCAATCATTAGACTTCTGCCTTTGCATTTTCTTCTTACAAAATTGTGCAAAActgttttaatcctcctagtcattactatttattttacgtccaattaagatgaaacttcacacataaatagacatttttcgacctggcattgggtcatcctcagtaagacatgtaaaatgaattaaaaacataggaaacacacaaaatgaaatgttcgTTAAATAGTCTTTTAAAAAGCTGGATGAAAGTTAAAAATATGTGAattgttgatcgttaaaacagtcttgagctggaggtctttctgtttcaatgtttttgttgtcctttggtgtggtttaactggtatctgtatactatTGTGTTTCGatatgggctgatatacataagcatcaTTGAAGTTGAACCGTttgattttagtctgtaaaatggacgATACAAATTGAATTAAGGTTGAAATATGGTCACTAACAGGAACAatatttagattaagttatgaagaacgaaaattaacttacgTTATGTGGCCGGCTTGTATCACCTGTGTTCTCTGActatggagtccagctctcgactgacttgcttCCACAGTCGAGATACAAGACGTGTTGCTACAAagaagtggagtggggaaatggggtgGGGCTTGCGAGAGAATGGGAATTTTTAACTTtataactttcatcatgctttaaaaatttttaactaacatttcattttgtgtgtttcttatgtttttaatttattttacatatcttactgaggatgacccaatgcggGGTCAAagcatgtctatttatgtgtgaagttttgtcttaattggacgtaaaatagatagtactgactaggaggattaaaatagttttgtacaattttgtaagaagttcaaccgtcaatacggatccaacatgagattcatagtctgtaattttCATTTTCTGCAAGGGCTGCTGCCTCCTTTTAGTGAAACACTTGCTTCAACAGATACCTATCCAATGTATGAATGCACCTACAGCATAGCTATTTGTTTGACTGAGACATGCAAAGCCTCTCCAC includes:
- the sprt gene encoding uncharacterized protein sprt; this translates as MAQLETLEAKMASIEVSLSTTPRRKKNGSVGSGGPLHRPTKDLAKELESLRNALRDKENIIQSLKGQLSTSLSLSRLSGSYLRQQHPSQPLNEQERRAAEERLERLRQDMDNKRLAIKNLKMALERLDITDNIDVRIQQAELEYQLGREELNLLTLLEESRNLQMCLEDAEQNRSRNDAATIYSCLNGSNYASLHAVELNYDPKSPRFGAAPRDGAPGLYVDWAAEGAGVMKGDRLVEVNGRLVLTKGRDDLARLLAASPEPALLVVLRTRHDMPDHTNALRDELGAARERADGLRSANMRLTHRISYLEEQVAELLSRLTPPPTQTSSTASVEQNSSTGKTELQVFQKGPQVTALIANLPGLDVGNKSPAECRQNLPTLRPKPANSTSVNNSPMKNHDTRSTRSLDFGSDCSSGGIQHLQSPFKHEKRYSQLTSTGRNINSLDICSMEPSPQYKYSSQQQISDSCRIKNSHSVSDYGSDHSTSTDHKKSQQRKPAEIHHHRRSEGRYQLTEAKSLKSILDYASESSSGIQRFHKSHDARSVKSLDFDSEPTSGHQHRHEGRHHAVRPHDVRSTKSLDYSSESSSHIISHPKKHHLGETKMQRPTPPKKPLRLSLHRAASLQSVNMPLPPTSPGTNDSLPQNCNRKPTKRNHKGEAPATPVVVHISNRSQQAHWSSSPLQENVMKTGTSSNEKWY